The following coding sequences are from one Arachis hypogaea cultivar Tifrunner chromosome 7, arahy.Tifrunner.gnm2.J5K5, whole genome shotgun sequence window:
- the LOC112702621 gene encoding arginine--tRNA ligase, chloroplastic/mitochondrial isoform X2: MAVDAENVGSVKRQLAHLFEVSLRTTVPSEPDIAPLVEPCAAKSGVKFGDYQCNNAMGIWSKIKGKQAEFKGPPSVGQAIMKNLPPSDIIESCSVAGPGFVNVVLSRNWIAQSLQRMLIDGIETWAPRLPLKRAVVDFSSPNIAKEMHVGHLRSTIIGDTLARMLEFSHVDVLRRNHVGDWGTQFGMLIEFLFEKFPNPEDVNEAAIGDLQTFYKASKVRFDSDPEFKQRAQQAVVRLQGGETRYRDAWKQICEISRTEFHRVYERLGVHLEEKGESFYNPHIPGVLEELNKKGMIEDSEGARVIFLKDVNIPLIVVKSDGGYNYASTDLTALWYRINEEKAEWIIYVTDVGQQQHFDMVFKAAKRAGWLPADDNSYPKATHVGFGLVLGEDGKRFRTRNTEVVRLVDLLDEAKNRSKTALLERDTAKEWPEEEVEKTSEAVGYGAVKYADLKNNRLTNYTFNFDQMLNDKGNTAVYLLYAHARICSIIRKSGKDIEEVKKNAKIALDHEDERALGLHLLQFSEVVEEACTNLLPNVLCEYLYNLSEIFTKKFYSNCQVVGSPEEGSRLLLCEATAIVMRKCFYLLGIVPVYKI, from the exons TAACAATGCAATGGGTATATGGTCTAAGATAAAAGGAAAACAAGCAGAATTTAAGGGTCCCCCATCTGTTGGGCAG GCAATCATGAAGAATCTACCCCCATCTGATATTATAGAGTCGTGTTCTGTAGCTGGGCCTGGATTTGTGAATGTTGTCTTGTCAAGGAATTGGATAGCACAG AGCTTACAGCGGATGTTAATTGATGGTATTGAAACATGGGCGCCAAGGCTTCCACTAAAGAGGGCTGTGGTTGATTTTTCCTCACCCAATATTGCAAAGGAAATGCATGTTGGTCACCTGAGATCTACCATTATTGGGGACACATTGGCCCGTATGCTTGAATTTTCACATGTGGATGTTCTCCGACGAAATCATGTTGGTGATTGGGGAACACAG TTTGGAATGCTGATTGAATTCCTCTTTGAAAAATTTCCAAACCCAGAGGATGTCAACGAAGCAGCCATTGGAGATCTTCAG ACATTCTATAAAGCATCCAAAGTGAGATTTGACAGTGATCCCGAATTTAAGCAAAGGGCTCAACAGGCTGTTGTCCGGCTTCAG ggtGGAGAAACCAGGTATCGCGACGCATGGAAACAAATTTGTGAAATAAGTAGAACCGAATTCCACAGGGTCTATGAACGCCTTGGAGTTCACTTGGAGGAAAAG GGAGAGAGCTTCTATAATCCGCATATCCCTGGGGTTTTGGAGGAACTGAATAAAAAAGGAATGATTGAAGATAGTGAGGGTGCTCGGGTGATATTTCTTAAGGATGTAAATATACCGCTTATTGTTGTGAAGAGTGACGGTGGCTACAACTATGCTTCAACTGATCTTACAGCACTTTG GTATCGGATAAATGAAGAGAAGGCTGAATGGATTATATACGTCACAGATGTTGGGCAGCAGCAACACTTCGATATGGTTTTCAAG GCTGCTAAGCGTGCAGGTTGGCTGCCAGCTGATGATAATTCATACCCAAAAGCTACTCATGTAGGTTTCGGCCTTGTTCTTGGGGAAGATGGAAAACGATTTCGGACTCGCAACACTGAAGTGGTTAGATTGGTTGATTTGCTTGACGAAGCCAAGAATCGCAGTAAAACTGCCCTTCTTGAACGTG ATACGGCTAAAGAGTGGCCTGAGGAGGAGGTTGAGAAAACATCAGAGGCAGTGGGCTATGGTGCTGTTAA GTATGCTGACTTAAAGAACAACAGACTAACAAACTACACGTTCAACTTTGATCAGATGCTTAATGATAAG GGCAATACCGCTGTTTATTTGCTGTATGCACATGCTAGGATCTGTTCTATCATCCGGAAATCTGGAAAAGACATAGAGGAAGTAAAGAAA AATGCTAAAATTGCATTGGATCATGAAGATGAGCGCGCTCTGGGGCTTCATTTGCTACAATTTTCTGAG GTTGTTGAGGAAGCATGCACCAATTTATTGCCCAATGTGTTGTGTGAATACCTCTATAATTTGTCAGAAATATTCACCAAAAAGTTTTATTCTAATTGTCAG GTTGTTGGTTCGCCTGAGGAAGGTAGTAGACTTTTGCTATGTGAAGCAACAGCAATTGTGATGAGAAAGTGCTTCTATCTCCTTGGAATTGTACCTGTTTACAAGATATGA
- the LOC112702621 gene encoding arginine--tRNA ligase, chloroplastic/mitochondrial isoform X3 yields the protein MGIWSKIKGKQAEFKGPPSVGQAIMKNLPPSDIIESCSVAGPGFVNVVLSRNWIAQSLQRMLIDGIETWAPRLPLKRAVVDFSSPNIAKEMHVGHLRSTIIGDTLARMLEFSHVDVLRRNHVGDWGTQFGMLIEFLFEKFPNPEDVNEAAIGDLQTFYKASKVRFDSDPEFKQRAQQAVVRLQGGETRYRDAWKQICEISRTEFHRVYERLGVHLEEKGESFYNPHIPGVLEELNKKGMIEDSEGARVIFLKDVNIPLIVVKSDGGYNYASTDLTALWYRINEEKAEWIIYVTDVGQQQHFDMVFKAAKRAGWLPADDNSYPKATHVGFGLVLGEDGKRFRTRNTEVVRLVDLLDEAKNRSKTALLERDTAKEWPEEEVEKTSEAVGYGAVKYADLKNNRLTNYTFNFDQMLNDKGNTAVYLLYAHARICSIIRKSGKDIEEVKKNAKIALDHEDERALGLHLLQFSEVVEEACTNLLPNVLCEYLYNLSEIFTKKFYSNCQVVGSPEEGSRLLLCEATAIVMRKCFYLLGIVPVYKI from the exons ATGGGTATATGGTCTAAGATAAAAGGAAAACAAGCAGAATTTAAGGGTCCCCCATCTGTTGGGCAG GCAATCATGAAGAATCTACCCCCATCTGATATTATAGAGTCGTGTTCTGTAGCTGGGCCTGGATTTGTGAATGTTGTCTTGTCAAGGAATTGGATAGCACAG AGCTTACAGCGGATGTTAATTGATGGTATTGAAACATGGGCGCCAAGGCTTCCACTAAAGAGGGCTGTGGTTGATTTTTCCTCACCCAATATTGCAAAGGAAATGCATGTTGGTCACCTGAGATCTACCATTATTGGGGACACATTGGCCCGTATGCTTGAATTTTCACATGTGGATGTTCTCCGACGAAATCATGTTGGTGATTGGGGAACACAG TTTGGAATGCTGATTGAATTCCTCTTTGAAAAATTTCCAAACCCAGAGGATGTCAACGAAGCAGCCATTGGAGATCTTCAG ACATTCTATAAAGCATCCAAAGTGAGATTTGACAGTGATCCCGAATTTAAGCAAAGGGCTCAACAGGCTGTTGTCCGGCTTCAG ggtGGAGAAACCAGGTATCGCGACGCATGGAAACAAATTTGTGAAATAAGTAGAACCGAATTCCACAGGGTCTATGAACGCCTTGGAGTTCACTTGGAGGAAAAG GGAGAGAGCTTCTATAATCCGCATATCCCTGGGGTTTTGGAGGAACTGAATAAAAAAGGAATGATTGAAGATAGTGAGGGTGCTCGGGTGATATTTCTTAAGGATGTAAATATACCGCTTATTGTTGTGAAGAGTGACGGTGGCTACAACTATGCTTCAACTGATCTTACAGCACTTTG GTATCGGATAAATGAAGAGAAGGCTGAATGGATTATATACGTCACAGATGTTGGGCAGCAGCAACACTTCGATATGGTTTTCAAG GCTGCTAAGCGTGCAGGTTGGCTGCCAGCTGATGATAATTCATACCCAAAAGCTACTCATGTAGGTTTCGGCCTTGTTCTTGGGGAAGATGGAAAACGATTTCGGACTCGCAACACTGAAGTGGTTAGATTGGTTGATTTGCTTGACGAAGCCAAGAATCGCAGTAAAACTGCCCTTCTTGAACGTG ATACGGCTAAAGAGTGGCCTGAGGAGGAGGTTGAGAAAACATCAGAGGCAGTGGGCTATGGTGCTGTTAA GTATGCTGACTTAAAGAACAACAGACTAACAAACTACACGTTCAACTTTGATCAGATGCTTAATGATAAG GGCAATACCGCTGTTTATTTGCTGTATGCACATGCTAGGATCTGTTCTATCATCCGGAAATCTGGAAAAGACATAGAGGAAGTAAAGAAA AATGCTAAAATTGCATTGGATCATGAAGATGAGCGCGCTCTGGGGCTTCATTTGCTACAATTTTCTGAG GTTGTTGAGGAAGCATGCACCAATTTATTGCCCAATGTGTTGTGTGAATACCTCTATAATTTGTCAGAAATATTCACCAAAAAGTTTTATTCTAATTGTCAG GTTGTTGGTTCGCCTGAGGAAGGTAGTAGACTTTTGCTATGTGAAGCAACAGCAATTGTGATGAGAAAGTGCTTCTATCTCCTTGGAATTGTACCTGTTTACAAGATATGA
- the LOC112702620 gene encoding protein LEAD-SENSITIVE 1 isoform X2, translating into MGVFSNKIDREQLKPGDHIYSWSFLCKIPGIYVGDGMVTHFTRGAGQEIGTGTVLDRLLVSSSPAHDLDNPCPKCGDLSKNEGVISSCLDCFLYGGELYLFEYGVSAAFFLAKPRGGTCTLAASDPPEDVLRRASFLLEKGFGGYNIFKNNCEDFAIYCKTGLLVFTNLSVGRSGQAASYLAAASAVVSTPLRFMTTSMSGLAAVGYGMYCVSRLVSDIGVRRDVSKIPVETLVASHSVSEPEMTGNINEPEKTAEMPKDTAKND; encoded by the exons ATGGGAGTGTTTTCGAATAAGATCGATAGAGAACAACTGAAACCCGGTGATCACATTTACTCATGGAG TTTTTTGTGCAAGATACCAGGAATATATGTTGGTGATGGAATGGTGACCCACTTCACCCGGGGAGCAGGGCAAGAAATTGGGACAGGAACTGTTCTGGACCGTCTCCTTGTTAGTTCTTCTCCTGCTCATGATCTTGACAATCCTTGCCCAAAGTGTGGTGATTTATCGAAGAATGAGGGTGTCATTTCGTCGTGTTTGGATTGTTTTCTTTATGGTGGTGAGCTATACCTCTTTGAATATGGTGTCTCAGCTGCTTTTTTTCTTGCCAAACCTCGAGGAGGTACCTGTACCCTTGCTGCTTCTGATCCACCTGAAGATGTCCTTCGCCGTGCTTCATTTCTTcttgaaaagggatttggtggttaTAACATTTTCAAGAATAACTGCGAAGACTTTGCAATTTACTGCAAAACCGGTCTGCTTGTGTTCACAAATCTCAGTGTAGGTCGGAGTGGACAGGCAGCATCTTACTTGGCTGCTGCTAGTGCTGTAGTTTCTACACCACTTCGTTTTATGACCACGAGTATGAGTGGTTTGGCCGCAGTTGGTTATGGCATGTACTGTGTTAGCCGATTGGTTTCTGATATAGGAGTACGTCGTGACGTATCTAAAATTCCAGTGGAAACACTTGTGGCTTCTCATAGCGTAAGTGAGCCGGAGATGACTGGCAACATAAATGAACCAGAGAAGACAGCTGAGATGCCCAAGGACACAGCCAAGAACGATTAG
- the LOC112702620 gene encoding protein LEAD-SENSITIVE 1 isoform X3 has translation MVTHFTRGAGQEIGTGTVLDRLLVSSSPAHDLDNPCPKCGDLSKNEGVISSCLDCFLYGGELYLFEYGVSAAFFLAKPRGGTCTLAASDPPEDVLRRASFLLEKGFGGYNIFKNNCEDFAIYCKTGLLVFTNLSVGRSGQAASYLAAASAVVSTPLRFMTTSMSGLAAVGYGMYCVSRLVSDIGVRRDVSKIPVETLVASHSVSEPEMTGNINEPEKTAEMPKDTAKND, from the coding sequence ATGGTGACCCACTTCACCCGGGGAGCAGGGCAAGAAATTGGGACAGGAACTGTTCTGGACCGTCTCCTTGTTAGTTCTTCTCCTGCTCATGATCTTGACAATCCTTGCCCAAAGTGTGGTGATTTATCGAAGAATGAGGGTGTCATTTCGTCGTGTTTGGATTGTTTTCTTTATGGTGGTGAGCTATACCTCTTTGAATATGGTGTCTCAGCTGCTTTTTTTCTTGCCAAACCTCGAGGAGGTACCTGTACCCTTGCTGCTTCTGATCCACCTGAAGATGTCCTTCGCCGTGCTTCATTTCTTcttgaaaagggatttggtggttaTAACATTTTCAAGAATAACTGCGAAGACTTTGCAATTTACTGCAAAACCGGTCTGCTTGTGTTCACAAATCTCAGTGTAGGTCGGAGTGGACAGGCAGCATCTTACTTGGCTGCTGCTAGTGCTGTAGTTTCTACACCACTTCGTTTTATGACCACGAGTATGAGTGGTTTGGCCGCAGTTGGTTATGGCATGTACTGTGTTAGCCGATTGGTTTCTGATATAGGAGTACGTCGTGACGTATCTAAAATTCCAGTGGAAACACTTGTGGCTTCTCATAGCGTAAGTGAGCCGGAGATGACTGGCAACATAAATGAACCAGAGAAGACAGCTGAGATGCCCAAGGACACAGCCAAGAACGATTAG
- the LOC112702620 gene encoding protein LEAD-SENSITIVE 1 isoform X1 yields the protein MGVFSNKIDREQLKPGDHIYSWRQAYIYAHHGIYVGDGMVTHFTRGAGQEIGTGTVLDRLLVSSSPAHDLDNPCPKCGDLSKNEGVISSCLDCFLYGGELYLFEYGVSAAFFLAKPRGGTCTLAASDPPEDVLRRASFLLEKGFGGYNIFKNNCEDFAIYCKTGLLVFTNLSVGRSGQAASYLAAASAVVSTPLRFMTTSMSGLAAVGYGMYCVSRLVSDIGVRRDVSKIPVETLVASHSVSEPEMTGNINEPEKTAEMPKDTAKND from the exons ATGGGAGTGTTTTCGAATAAGATCGATAGAGAACAACTGAAACCCGGTGATCACATTTACTCATGGAGGCAAGCTTACATCTACGCACATCACG GAATATATGTTGGTGATGGAATGGTGACCCACTTCACCCGGGGAGCAGGGCAAGAAATTGGGACAGGAACTGTTCTGGACCGTCTCCTTGTTAGTTCTTCTCCTGCTCATGATCTTGACAATCCTTGCCCAAAGTGTGGTGATTTATCGAAGAATGAGGGTGTCATTTCGTCGTGTTTGGATTGTTTTCTTTATGGTGGTGAGCTATACCTCTTTGAATATGGTGTCTCAGCTGCTTTTTTTCTTGCCAAACCTCGAGGAGGTACCTGTACCCTTGCTGCTTCTGATCCACCTGAAGATGTCCTTCGCCGTGCTTCATTTCTTcttgaaaagggatttggtggttaTAACATTTTCAAGAATAACTGCGAAGACTTTGCAATTTACTGCAAAACCGGTCTGCTTGTGTTCACAAATCTCAGTGTAGGTCGGAGTGGACAGGCAGCATCTTACTTGGCTGCTGCTAGTGCTGTAGTTTCTACACCACTTCGTTTTATGACCACGAGTATGAGTGGTTTGGCCGCAGTTGGTTATGGCATGTACTGTGTTAGCCGATTGGTTTCTGATATAGGAGTACGTCGTGACGTATCTAAAATTCCAGTGGAAACACTTGTGGCTTCTCATAGCGTAAGTGAGCCGGAGATGACTGGCAACATAAATGAACCAGAGAAGACAGCTGAGATGCCCAAGGACACAGCCAAGAACGATTAG